The DNA region GATCGGGCCATCCCCTCGGAAGCCGCGCTCATCGCCCACCTCGAGCAGCTTCTCGACGCCCGCGTGCACGGGGTGAAGGTCGAGGAGCTCGACATGGTCAACGACACCACCCACGTCAACGTGCGGTACCAGCTGCATGCACGGCTGACGGATGCCGCATGCTCGGGCGCGGGCCGCCGCGACGAGTTGGCGGTGGCCCGATGACCGGCAACGCCCTCGCCACCATCACGGCACTCTCCCCCGTGACCCTCGACGAGCTCACCGAACGCGCCGAACTGCAGACGCGGGTCGACCGCAAGTACATGCTGCCTCTCGCCGACCTCGCCGACGTGCTCGCCGAGCTCGACGACGATACCCGGGTGCTGGAGTTCGAGTCGGCCACGACCGCGGCGGACGGATCGCATGCCGCGAGCGGCATGTCGTCCCGCATCCGCTCGGCGGCGTACGAGTCGGTCTACTTCGACACCCCGGAACTGGTGGCGTTCCACCTGGCCGCACGCGGCCGACGCCGCCGCTTCAAGGTGCGCACCCGCTCCTACCTCGAGTCGGGCGCCACCTTCCTCGAGGTGAAGACGCGCGGCGGTCGCAGCCTGACGGTCAAGGACCGCCTCGCCTACGACCCGGCCGACCACGACAGGCTCACCGCCGAGGGACTCGCCTACACGAGCAGCGTGCTCAGCGAATCCGGCGTGGCCGACGGCGAGTGGTCGACCCTCACACCGACCATCGTCACGCGCTACCGCCGCACCACGTTGCTGCTTCCCGCAGCCGCCGGTCGCGACGAGAGCCGCGCCACCATCGACCTCGACCTCGAATGGATCGACGAGGGCGCCGGCCTGTTCCCGCGACGCCTGCGCACGCCGGCATCCGTCATCGTCGAGACGAAGTCGGGTCGCGCCACCGGCAGCCTCGACCGAGCACTCTGGCGGCACGGACACCGGCCGGCCACGGTGTCGAAGTTCGGCACCGGGCTCGCCGCCCTCCGCCCCGACCTGCCCTCGAACAAGTGGACGCGCGTGCTGCGCCGCCACTTCGCCACTCCGACCACCACGACACCACAGACCGCCGCGTCCCTCGCGGCCTGAGCTCCAGGAGCCATCATGCGATCCCCCAAGTACTTCCTCCTCGTCCCCGTGCTCGCGACCGGCCTCGTGCTCGCGGGCTGCGCCGTCACCCAGACCGACAACGGCAGCGGTAGCGGCAGCACGTCGAGCACGACCAGCAGCAGCGAGACCACAGCCGAGCTCGTGCCACCGGCATCCGTCGACGTCACCCAGACCGCAGCCGAAGTGCTGGCCGCGAACCAGAAGACCCACACGAGCGCAGAGAACGGCGACTCGGATGCAGCGTGGAGCGAGGCCGACGCCACGGCCATCGACCTCGACGAGGAGAATGGAACCGTCACGATCTCCGAGGCCGGCACCTACCACCTCACCGGCACCCTCGCAGATGGCCAGGTCGTGGTGAACAGCACCGGCGACGGCCAGGTGAAGCTCGTGCTCGACGGGGTCGATATCACCAGTTCGACGGGATCGGCGATCAGCATCGTCGCCGCAGACGAGGCCGTCGTCATCCTCGCCGACGGGTCGACGAACACGCTGACGGATGCCGCGAGCTACGCCGACGCCGATGTGGACACCCCCGTCGCGGCCCTGTCGAGCGCGGCCGACCTCACCATCACGGGCACCGGAGCGCTCGACGTGACCGGCAGCAGCAACGACGGGATCTCCTCGAAGGACGGCCTCGTGATCGCGGACGGCGACATCACCGTCGACGCCCAGGACGACGGCATCCGTGCCAAGGACTACCTCGCGATCCTCGACGGCACCATCACGGTGACCGCGGGCGGAGACGGCCTGAAGAGCGACAACGACGAGGACGCCACGCGCGGCTACATCGCCATCGAGGGCGGAGCTGTCACGGTCGAGGCGACGGGCGACGGCCTCTCGGCCACGACCGACGTGGTGATGACGGCAGGCGCGCTCGACGTGACCTCAGGTGGCGGCGCCGACAAGACCGTGGCCGATGACGCCTCGGCGAAGGGGATCAAAGCCAGCGCCATCGTCGTTCTCGGTGGCGGCGACGTCAGCATCGACGCGGCCGACGACGCCGTGCACTCCGACAACGCCGTCCACGTCTCCGGCGGCGTGGTGAAGCTCGCCACGGGCGACGACGGCGTACACGCCGACACCGCCCTGCTCGTCTCAGACGGCACCCTCACCATCTCGCAGTCGTACGAGGGCCTCGAGAGCTCCGAGATCACCGTCGCCGGCGGCACCACCTCGGTGACGGCCAGCGACGACGGGGTGAACGTCTCCGACGGCAGCGGTGCCAGCGCGATGGGCGGGGGCGGCCGGATGGGTGGCGGGCCCGATCAGGCGGCGGATGCCGCGGCCGAGGATGCAGCAGACGCGGCGGCAGACGACGACGCCGCCACCGACTCGACCGACGGCACTGCGACCGGCGACATGAGCCTCTCCATCACGGGCGGAACCCTCACCGTGAACTCGGAGGGCGACGGCCTCGACTCCAACGGATCGGCGTCGATGTCCGGCGGCACCGTGGTCGTGAACGGCCCGACCGGCAGTGGGAACGGTGCCCTCGACGTCGACGGCGCATTCTCGATCAGCGGCGGTTCTCTGCTGGCGGTCGGGAGCGCCGGCATGGTCGTGGCTCCGGATGCCGATGCCGACCAGGCCTCGATCTCGGCGGTGCTCGACTCGAGCCATCCGGACGGCAGCACCGTCGAGGTGACCTCGAAGGACGGAACCGTGGTCGCGAGCTTCACGGCCACGAAGGAGTTCGCCTCGGTGGTGTTCTCCTCCGCCGACATCGTGAACGGGCAGACGTACACGGTCACTGTCGACGGCGCCGCTGCGGGGACCGCCGTCGCCGGCGAGCAGGCCACCGAGATGGGTGGCCCTCCCGCTCGCTGAACGAGTACTCGGCGAGCTGTCAGGTGGCAGCTGCTAGATCCCGCCGACGCTCACCGTCGCGCCCACCGCCGCGCCCGCCGCATCGCGCAGCACGGCGACCACCATCGATCCGTAGGGTCGGCGCCACACGCTGTGACGCACTCGATGGGCCTCTTCGGCGACAGTGGCCCTGGCCACGAAGCCGGCGTCGTCGACCTGGGTCTCGACCGGCACGCCGTCCACCGAGATCGTGAGGGACGAGAGACCGGCCGGCGCCTGGAACGATCCACGCACGACGATCTCGACGCGACCATCCTCGGGAGGCAGGGCCTCGGCTTCGAGCACCAGGGCGGGCGCGCCGGCTGGCGGGCCGGCGACTGCTCCACCGACGGCCGCAGCGGCATCCGTCGTCGCGTCGGAAGCGTCTCCCGCCAGCGCCGGCGTTCGCCCGGGTGCCACCCGGCGCGAACCCGGCGCTCCCGTCGCCTCGAAAGCGGCCGCGAGTCGCAGCAACGCCGTGTCGGAGTAGGCGGCTCCCGCGAAGGTCAGGCCCACGGGCATGCCGGTGTCGTCCATGAGGCCCATCGGCACCGTCACCGTCGGGATGCCGAGGTGTCGCGGAACCAGGTTGCCGTTGGCCACCCAGGTGCCGTTGCGCCATCCTCGCGCGGCCGAGACCTCGTTCACGTCCATGTCGGCAGGCCCCACGTCGGCGA from Leifsonia sp. Root1293 includes:
- a CDS encoding polyphosphate polymerase domain-containing protein gives rise to the protein MTGNALATITALSPVTLDELTERAELQTRVDRKYMLPLADLADVLAELDDDTRVLEFESATTAADGSHAASGMSSRIRSAAYESVYFDTPELVAFHLAARGRRRRFKVRTRSYLESGATFLEVKTRGGRSLTVKDRLAYDPADHDRLTAEGLAYTSSVLSESGVADGEWSTLTPTIVTRYRRTTLLLPAAAGRDESRATIDLDLEWIDEGAGLFPRRLRTPASVIVETKSGRATGSLDRALWRHGHRPATVSKFGTGLAALRPDLPSNKWTRVLRRHFATPTTTTPQTAASLAA
- a CDS encoding carbohydrate-binding domain-containing protein is translated as MRSPKYFLLVPVLATGLVLAGCAVTQTDNGSGSGSTSSTTSSSETTAELVPPASVDVTQTAAEVLAANQKTHTSAENGDSDAAWSEADATAIDLDEENGTVTISEAGTYHLTGTLADGQVVVNSTGDGQVKLVLDGVDITSSTGSAISIVAADEAVVILADGSTNTLTDAASYADADVDTPVAALSSAADLTITGTGALDVTGSSNDGISSKDGLVIADGDITVDAQDDGIRAKDYLAILDGTITVTAGGDGLKSDNDEDATRGYIAIEGGAVTVEATGDGLSATTDVVMTAGALDVTSGGGADKTVADDASAKGIKASAIVVLGGGDVSIDAADDAVHSDNAVHVSGGVVKLATGDDGVHADTALLVSDGTLTISQSYEGLESSEITVAGGTTSVTASDDGVNVSDGSGASAMGGGGRMGGGPDQAADAAAEDAADAAADDDAATDSTDGTATGDMSLSITGGTLTVNSEGDGLDSNGSASMSGGTVVVNGPTGSGNGALDVDGAFSISGGSLLAVGSAGMVVAPDADADQASISAVLDSSHPDGSTVEVTSKDGTVVASFTATKEFASVVFSSADIVNGQTYTVTVDGAAAGTAVAGEQATEMGGPPAR